The following proteins are encoded in a genomic region of Chryseobacterium cucumeris:
- a CDS encoding acetyl-CoA hydrolase/transferase family protein: MNNYISAEEAIYTIKSGNRVFFHGSACTPNYLIDELARQSGRLQNVEMVSITQQGNVEIAKPQYKDSFFINSLFVSTPVRDAVNSDRGDFVPVFLSEIPILFRKNILPLDVAIVTVSPPDQHGFCTLGTSVDIARAAVDTAKIIVAIVNPRMPRTHGDGMIHISRIHKLVWHEEELPTVDYGSKVGPEEMLVGKNVAELIEDRSTLQMGIGTIPDAVLKCLTNHKDLGIHTEMLSDGVIDLIQNDVINNKYKGYNDNKTITSFCFGTRKLYDYVDDNTVFAFRDVSEVNFPINIMRNKKMVAINSAIEIDLTGQVCADSIGTLQYSGIGGQMDFMRGAALSDDGKPIIAITARTKKGVSRIVPFLKQGAGVVTTRGHIHYVVTEYGTAYLYGKNLRQRAQELISIAHPDDREMLERAAFERFKH; the protein is encoded by the coding sequence ATGAATAATTACATCAGCGCAGAAGAAGCAATATATACAATAAAAAGCGGAAACCGTGTGTTCTTTCATGGCAGTGCGTGTACCCCGAATTATCTGATTGACGAGTTGGCAAGACAGTCCGGCCGGCTGCAAAATGTGGAAATGGTTTCCATTACCCAACAGGGAAATGTGGAAATTGCAAAACCACAATACAAAGACAGCTTTTTCATCAATTCTTTATTTGTTTCAACGCCTGTGCGTGATGCTGTGAATTCTGACCGCGGAGACTTTGTTCCCGTTTTCTTAAGTGAAATTCCTATTTTATTCAGAAAAAACATCCTGCCACTGGATGTGGCGATCGTCACCGTTTCTCCACCAGATCAACACGGTTTTTGTACGTTGGGAACTTCAGTCGATATTGCGAGAGCTGCTGTAGATACGGCAAAAATCATTGTAGCCATCGTTAACCCAAGAATGCCAAGAACCCATGGAGACGGGATGATCCACATCAGCAGAATTCACAAGCTGGTATGGCATGAAGAGGAACTCCCAACAGTAGATTACGGTTCCAAAGTAGGCCCCGAAGAAATGCTGGTAGGAAAAAATGTTGCGGAGCTTATTGAAGACAGATCGACCCTTCAGATGGGTATCGGAACCATTCCTGATGCAGTTCTGAAATGCCTTACCAATCACAAAGATCTGGGAATTCACACAGAAATGCTGAGCGACGGTGTTATCGATCTGATTCAGAATGATGTGATCAATAATAAATACAAAGGCTACAACGATAACAAAACCATCACAAGTTTCTGTTTCGGAACCCGGAAACTCTATGATTATGTGGATGATAACACCGTTTTTGCTTTCAGGGATGTAAGCGAGGTTAATTTTCCTATCAATATCATGAGAAACAAAAAGATGGTTGCCATCAATTCTGCCATTGAAATAGACCTCACAGGACAGGTATGTGCCGACTCTATCGGAACGCTCCAGTACAGTGGAATCGGAGGACAAATGGATTTTATGCGCGGTGCTGCTTTAAGTGACGACGGGAAACCTATCATAGCCATTACCGCAAGAACAAAAAAAGGAGTTTCCAGAATTGTTCCCTTTCTTAAGCAGGGTGCTGGTGTAGTTACTACAAGAGGGCATATTCATTATGTAGTAACTGAATACGGAACAGCTTATCTGTACGGAAAAAACCTTCGCCAGAGAGCACAGGAACTTATCAGCATTGCCCATCCGGATGACAGAGAAATGCTGGAAAGAGCTGCTTTTGAAAGATTTAAACATTGA
- the hppD gene encoding 4-hydroxyphenylpyruvate dioxygenase, whose product MSTLTFAEKIAQAENFLPINGTDYIEFYVGNAKQAAHYYKTAFGFQSVAYAGPETGVRDRASYVLQQGKIRLVLTTGLKSDSPISEHVKKHGDGVKILALWVDDAYAAFEETTKRGGKPYLEPVTLTDEQGEVRMSGIYTYGETVHMFVERKNYNGAFMPGYEKWESDYKPEEAGLLYVDHCVGNVDWNRMIPTVEWYEKVMGFVNILSFDDKQINTEYSALMSKVMSNGNGYAKFPINEPAEGKKKSQVEEYLDFYEGEGVQHIAVATKDIIHTVTELKKRGVEFLSAPPEAYYDMVPERVGHIDEDLKKLQELGILIDHDEEGYLLQIFTKPVEDRPTLFFEIIERHGAQSFGAGNFKALFEALEREQERRGNL is encoded by the coding sequence ATGTCAACACTTACATTTGCCGAAAAAATAGCTCAAGCAGAAAATTTCTTACCAATTAATGGTACAGATTATATTGAGTTTTATGTAGGAAATGCAAAACAGGCTGCCCATTATTACAAAACCGCTTTCGGTTTTCAGTCTGTAGCTTATGCGGGTCCTGAAACAGGAGTAAGAGACCGTGCATCTTATGTGCTTCAACAAGGAAAAATCAGATTGGTATTAACAACAGGACTTAAATCTGACTCTCCTATCAGTGAGCACGTAAAAAAACATGGTGACGGAGTAAAAATTTTGGCACTTTGGGTAGATGACGCTTATGCAGCTTTCGAAGAAACAACTAAAAGAGGAGGAAAACCTTATTTAGAGCCTGTAACGTTAACTGATGAGCAGGGTGAGGTAAGAATGTCCGGTATCTACACCTATGGAGAAACCGTTCACATGTTTGTGGAAAGAAAAAATTATAACGGAGCTTTCATGCCTGGTTACGAAAAGTGGGAAAGTGATTATAAGCCTGAAGAAGCAGGTTTATTATACGTAGACCACTGTGTAGGAAATGTTGACTGGAACAGAATGATCCCAACCGTAGAATGGTATGAAAAAGTAATGGGATTTGTAAACATCCTTTCTTTTGATGATAAGCAGATCAACACAGAATATTCTGCACTGATGTCTAAAGTAATGTCAAACGGAAACGGATATGCAAAATTCCCGATCAACGAACCTGCAGAAGGGAAAAAGAAATCTCAGGTAGAAGAATATCTTGATTTCTATGAAGGAGAAGGGGTACAGCACATTGCTGTAGCGACGAAAGATATTATCCATACCGTAACTGAATTGAAGAAGCGTGGTGTTGAATTCCTTTCTGCTCCACCGGAAGCTTATTACGACATGGTTCCTGAAAGAGTAGGTCATATTGATGAAGATCTTAAAAAACTTCAGGAGTTAGGTATACTTATTGATCATGATGAAGAAGGGTATTTATTACAGATCTTTACGAAGCCTGTAGAAGACCGCCCTACTCTATTCTTCGAAATTATTGAAAGACACGGTGCACAAAGTTTTGGTGCCGGAAATTTCAAGGCGTTATTCGAAGCATTAGAAAGAGAACAGGAAAGAAGAGGTAATCTTTAA
- the fahA gene encoding fumarylacetoacetase — translation MKSFVDYSSNSDFSIHNIPFGVAVFNKEYIGCCTRIGDQVIDLATLYDLGYFEDIEGLDDNVFEAYTINEFIELGKPVTNAVRIKIQTLLQEGSTLSKDQKTIEEAFYDLDKVKMMMPVHIPNYTDFYSSIEHATNVGKMFRDPANALLPNWKHLPVGYHGRASSIVVSGTEINRPKGQTKPADADKPFFGPSKQLDFELEMAFIINKNTEMGESISTKDAEDAIFGMVVFNDWSARDIQSWEYVPLGPFLAKNFGSSISPWVVTLEALEPFRTASPVQDPEVLDYLKFEGDKNYDINLEVYIQPENGDQNLICESNYKHMYWNMTQQLAHHTVNGCNVEVGDMYASGTISGSDPKSFGSMLELTWRGQNPLSLSNGEERKFIEDNDTVTMKAWAEKDGVRVGFGEVSGKIIPAL, via the coding sequence ATGAAATCATTTGTAGACTATTCCTCAAATTCGGATTTTTCTATACACAATATTCCTTTCGGAGTCGCAGTTTTTAACAAAGAATATATCGGATGCTGTACAAGAATCGGAGATCAGGTCATTGACCTTGCTACATTGTACGATCTTGGGTATTTTGAAGATATTGAAGGATTAGACGACAATGTTTTTGAAGCGTATACCATCAACGAATTTATCGAGCTGGGTAAACCTGTTACCAATGCTGTTCGTATTAAAATCCAAACCTTATTACAGGAAGGATCCACTTTATCAAAAGATCAGAAAACTATTGAAGAGGCTTTCTATGACCTGGATAAAGTAAAAATGATGATGCCTGTTCACATCCCGAATTATACAGACTTCTATAGCAGCATCGAACATGCTACCAATGTTGGAAAAATGTTCCGTGATCCTGCAAACGCATTATTACCCAACTGGAAACACTTACCGGTAGGTTACCACGGAAGAGCATCCTCTATTGTAGTTTCCGGAACGGAGATCAACCGTCCGAAAGGTCAGACAAAGCCTGCCGATGCAGATAAACCGTTTTTCGGACCATCTAAACAACTGGATTTCGAACTGGAAATGGCTTTCATCATCAATAAAAATACAGAGATGGGAGAAAGTATTTCTACTAAAGACGCTGAAGATGCCATCTTTGGAATGGTCGTTTTCAACGACTGGTCTGCAAGAGATATCCAATCCTGGGAATATGTTCCGTTAGGGCCTTTCCTTGCGAAAAACTTCGGTTCATCCATTTCTCCATGGGTAGTTACCCTTGAAGCTTTGGAGCCGTTCAGAACCGCTTCCCCGGTGCAGGATCCTGAGGTTTTAGACTATTTAAAATTTGAAGGTGATAAAAATTACGATATCAACCTTGAAGTATATATCCAACCTGAAAACGGAGATCAAAATCTGATCTGTGAAAGCAACTACAAACACATGTACTGGAATATGACCCAGCAACTGGCACACCACACCGTAAACGGTTGCAACGTAGAAGTTGGTGATATGTACGCCAGTGGAACCATTTCCGGAAGTGACCCGAAATCTTTCGGTTCTATGCTTGAACTTACATGGAGAGGACAAAATCCTTTGTCATTAAGCAACGGAGAAGAAAGAAAATTCATTGAAGATAATGATACGGTTACCATGAAGGCCTGGGCTGAAAAAGACGGTGTGAGAGTAGGTTTCGGTGAAGTTTCAGGTAAAATCATTCCAGCACTTTAA
- a CDS encoding GxxExxY protein yields the protein MITQSFLTDLTYKINGACIEVHKILGPGLLESVYHKCLEEEFRLRNINFKSELKVPVHYKGKEINCDFFCDFLIEDLIVVELKSVAKLNDIHRAQLLNYINLMKKPKGILVNFNVKNLYHEGQETFVNQYYDMLF from the coding sequence ATGATTACGCAATCATTTTTAACAGATCTTACCTATAAAATAAATGGTGCTTGTATAGAAGTTCACAAAATTTTAGGGCCTGGTTTATTGGAAAGCGTATATCATAAATGTCTGGAAGAAGAATTTAGATTAAGAAATATTAATTTTAAATCTGAATTGAAAGTTCCTGTACATTACAAAGGAAAAGAAATTAACTGTGATTTCTTTTGTGACTTTTTAATTGAAGACCTAATTGTGGTAGAATTAAAGTCAGTTGCGAAGCTTAATGATATTCATAGAGCTCAACTTCTTAACTATATTAACTTAATGAAGAAACCCAAAGGCATTTTAGTCAATTTTAATGTAAAAAACCTATATCACGAAGGGCAAGAAACCTTTGTAAATCAATATTACGATATGCTTTTTTAA
- a CDS encoding flavin reductase family protein: MKTVIPSEITSVQLQTIMQTAVSPRPIALASTVDKDGNNNLSPFSFFNMFSTVPPILIFSPSRRVRDNTTKHTLENVLEVPEVVIGTVNFPIVQQISLASTEYETGVNEFIKSGLTMKEADLVQPKLIEECPVNFECKVLEVKSLGDQGGAGNLVICEVQKIHIREEYLNEAGNLDQKKLDMVARLGSNWYSRSNENSLFEVPKPLVTKGIGFDLLPDSIKYSKVFTGNDLGMLANTEVLPEGDFHAGENIHLDAQKLLLESKVEEAWVLLTIK; encoded by the coding sequence ATGAAAACAGTAATCCCCTCCGAGATAACCTCCGTACAACTACAGACCATTATGCAGACCGCCGTTTCACCACGACCGATTGCACTGGCATCTACTGTAGATAAAGACGGTAATAATAACTTATCTCCTTTCAGTTTTTTTAATATGTTCAGTACGGTTCCTCCGATTTTGATTTTTTCACCATCGAGAAGAGTTCGTGATAATACCACCAAGCATACGCTGGAAAATGTTCTTGAAGTACCGGAAGTAGTCATCGGAACAGTAAACTTTCCGATTGTACAACAGATCTCTTTAGCCTCTACAGAATATGAAACCGGAGTGAATGAGTTTATCAAATCCGGTCTTACCATGAAAGAGGCAGATCTTGTACAACCTAAGCTGATTGAAGAATGCCCTGTTAACTTTGAATGCAAAGTTTTAGAAGTAAAATCATTGGGTGATCAGGGCGGTGCAGGAAATCTGGTGATCTGTGAAGTTCAGAAAATTCATATCAGGGAAGAATATCTGAATGAAGCAGGAAATCTGGATCAGAAAAAACTGGATATGGTAGCCCGTTTAGGCAGCAACTGGTATTCCAGAAGCAATGAAAACAGTCTTTTTGAAGTACCTAAACCTTTGGTAACAAAAGGAATCGGTTTTGATCTGCTGCCGGATTCTATCAAATATAGTAAAGTATTTACAGGAAATGACCTTGGAATGCTTGCCAATACGGAAGTATTGCCTGAAGGTGACTTTCATGCTGGTGAAAATATTCATCTCGACGCACAGAAATTACTTCTGGAAAGCAAAGTGGAAGAAGCGTGGGTTTTGCTCACTATTAAATAA
- a CDS encoding alpha/beta hydrolase family protein, protein MNLIIEKNIYLENKETKGFLADAFYKDSQKKLPLIIFVHGYKGYKDWGAWNLMAEKFAEAGFFFVKFNFSHNGTTTDDPLNFGDLEAFGNNNYSKELSDLGVVIDHFSKDPHVDDEKIVLIGHSRGGGISIVKTFEDERINGLITVASVDTLDRFPKGEAFENWKNNGVYYALNGRTKQEMPHYYQFYEDYEKDIHRFDVERATEMAKAHMLIIHGTEDEAVEVKQAEHLHILHPNSELFLIENANHTFGAKEPWEENDLPKDLHTVTEKCIDFINEKLK, encoded by the coding sequence ATGAATTTGATTATAGAAAAGAATATATACTTAGAAAATAAAGAAACAAAAGGTTTTCTTGCTGATGCTTTTTATAAAGACAGTCAAAAAAAACTTCCCCTGATCATATTTGTTCACGGATATAAAGGGTATAAAGATTGGGGAGCCTGGAATCTGATGGCTGAAAAGTTTGCGGAAGCTGGCTTTTTCTTTGTCAAGTTTAATTTTTCACATAACGGGACAACAACCGATGATCCGCTCAACTTCGGAGATCTTGAAGCTTTTGGAAATAATAATTATTCTAAAGAACTTTCAGATCTTGGCGTAGTGATTGATCACTTTAGTAAAGATCCCCATGTGGATGATGAAAAGATTGTGCTGATCGGGCACAGCAGAGGAGGAGGAATTTCTATTGTTAAAACTTTTGAAGATGAAAGGATTAACGGGTTGATTACGGTGGCCAGTGTGGATACTTTAGATCGTTTTCCAAAAGGAGAAGCCTTTGAGAACTGGAAAAATAATGGAGTGTATTATGCGCTGAACGGCCGTACAAAACAAGAAATGCCTCATTATTATCAGTTTTATGAAGACTATGAAAAGGATATTCACCGTTTTGATGTAGAACGAGCTACAGAAATGGCTAAAGCTCATATGCTGATTATTCATGGAACAGAAGATGAAGCGGTAGAAGTAAAACAGGCTGAACATCTTCATATTCTCCACCCCAATTCTGAATTGTTTCTTATTGAAAATGCCAACCATACTTTCGGGGCAAAAGAACCATGGGAAGAAAATGATCTACCAAAAGATCTCCATACTGTAACTGAAAAATGCATTGATTTTATCAATGAAAAATTGAAATAA
- a CDS encoding PKD domain-containing protein — translation MKKTLLFLSLITFSFILSQTTKRVFFIGNSYTYVNNLPGLIQSIAASNGDVFEHHSQTPGGATLQDHANNPNVTTDINQGNWDYVVLQEQSQLPSFPDSQVQNQVYPYALQLSNLIKTANPCGNVIFYMTWGRKNGDATNCPGLPAVCTYQGMDMQIYNRYMEMAMNNEGIVSPVGKVWRTIREQNPAIELYDQDESHPSYIGSMAAAYTFYTIIFKKDPTQIPFNGNLTPAQAQLIKEIVKTEVYNQPGQWYVTNNDVHSRFTYQLTGAGTVQFTNTTQNAASYLWDFGDGTTSTLENPTHTYTAVGNYNVKLTTDACGATTTKTKLVVINTLNTAETTIENGIQIYPNPVQNLINIVSKKKFEVISLTEASGKIIPYHLNKTETGYSISLQHLTSGVYFLQYKTGEKEFTKKIIKK, via the coding sequence ATGAAAAAAACTCTACTTTTTTTATCTTTAATTACATTTTCTTTCATCCTGAGCCAGACGACCAAAAGGGTATTCTTTATTGGAAACAGTTATACTTATGTTAACAATTTACCTGGCCTTATTCAAAGCATTGCTGCATCTAATGGTGATGTATTCGAGCATCACAGCCAGACTCCGGGAGGTGCTACCCTGCAGGATCATGCCAACAATCCGAATGTCACTACAGACATTAATCAGGGAAACTGGGATTACGTGGTATTGCAGGAACAGAGCCAGCTTCCTTCGTTTCCTGATTCGCAGGTACAAAACCAGGTGTATCCTTATGCGCTTCAGCTTTCCAATTTAATTAAAACAGCCAATCCTTGTGGAAATGTTATTTTCTATATGACCTGGGGCCGTAAAAACGGAGATGCTACGAACTGTCCCGGGCTTCCGGCTGTCTGTACCTATCAGGGAATGGACATGCAAATTTATAACCGATACATGGAAATGGCTATGAACAATGAAGGCATTGTCTCTCCTGTAGGTAAAGTCTGGAGAACAATCAGAGAACAAAACCCGGCCATTGAATTGTATGATCAGGACGAATCGCACCCGAGCTACATTGGTTCTATGGCGGCTGCGTATACATTTTATACTATTATTTTCAAAAAAGATCCGACCCAGATTCCTTTTAATGGAAATCTTACTCCGGCACAGGCTCAGTTGATCAAAGAAATTGTGAAAACAGAGGTCTATAACCAGCCTGGTCAATGGTATGTAACCAACAATGATGTTCACAGCAGATTCACTTATCAGCTTACCGGAGCAGGAACCGTTCAGTTTACTAATACAACACAGAATGCAGCTTCTTATTTATGGGATTTTGGTGATGGTACAACATCTACTTTGGAAAATCCGACGCATACCTATACTGCAGTAGGAAATTATAATGTTAAACTGACAACCGATGCCTGCGGAGCAACAACTACCAAAACAAAACTGGTGGTTATAAATACATTAAATACTGCGGAAACAACTATAGAAAACGGAATTCAAATCTATCCAAATCCTGTTCAAAACCTTATTAACATTGTTTCTAAAAAGAAATTTGAAGTAATTTCCCTTACAGAAGCTTCAGGAAAAATCATTCCTTATCATTTGAATAAAACAGAGACTGGCTACAGTATTTCACTTCAGCATCTGACCAGCGGAGTTTATTTCCTGCAATATAAAACAGGTGAAAAGGAATTCACTAAAAAAATTATTAAAAAATAA
- a CDS encoding HipA family kinase, translated as MQNLRTVTVMRYILPLREGGSLPALAEADDDFKYVLKFRGAGHGVKMLISELLGGKITEALGLKIPELVFVNLDADFGRTEADEEIQDLLKFSEGLNLGLHYLSGSITYDPGVSVDPLLASKIVWLDAFITNIDRTFKNTNMLMWHKELWIIDNGASFYFHHSWQNFDAAAKTPFKYVKDHVLLPKAKMLDEADKFAHEVLNDTLFRDIVNMIPGDWLHWNDADETPEEIREIYFQFMKTRLENSQIFVNEAKNARG; from the coding sequence ATGCAGAATTTAAGAACTGTAACCGTGATGCGTTACATTCTGCCCCTGAGAGAAGGAGGATCTCTTCCGGCTCTGGCAGAAGCTGATGATGATTTCAAATATGTATTAAAATTCCGTGGTGCAGGCCATGGGGTAAAAATGCTGATCTCCGAACTTTTGGGCGGGAAAATTACCGAAGCTTTGGGACTTAAAATTCCTGAACTTGTTTTCGTTAATCTTGACGCCGATTTCGGAAGAACGGAAGCCGATGAGGAAATACAGGATCTTCTTAAGTTTTCCGAAGGACTGAATCTTGGGCTGCATTATCTTTCCGGTTCTATCACCTATGACCCGGGAGTAAGTGTTGACCCGCTTCTGGCGTCAAAAATAGTATGGCTGGATGCATTCATTACCAACATCGACCGTACTTTTAAAAATACGAATATGCTGATGTGGCATAAAGAACTTTGGATCATCGATAATGGTGCTTCGTTCTACTTCCACCACTCCTGGCAGAATTTTGATGCAGCGGCTAAAACGCCTTTCAAATATGTGAAAGATCATGTGCTTCTTCCTAAGGCCAAAATGCTTGACGAAGCGGATAAATTTGCTCATGAAGTTTTGAATGATACTCTTTTCAGAGACATTGTGAATATGATTCCTGGAGACTGGCTGCACTGGAATGATGCCGACGAAACACCGGAAGAAATCCGTGAGATCTATTTTCAGTTTATGAAAACCAGATTAGAAAATTCTCAAATCTTTGTAAACGAAGCGAAAAATGCAAGAGGATAA
- a CDS encoding DUF3037 domain-containing protein: MQEDKIYEYAVIRLVPKVEREEFFNIGLVMFSKKEKFIRVEFYLCPDKFKLMHSKLDYNDIIHNLESFQKIANGEKDGGPIAFLDIPERFRWLTAVRSSVVQTSRPHPGKSKDLNATFGKLFEELVK, encoded by the coding sequence ATGCAAGAGGATAAAATATATGAATATGCGGTAATACGCCTGGTACCTAAAGTTGAAAGAGAAGAATTTTTCAATATCGGGCTGGTGATGTTTTCCAAAAAGGAAAAATTCATCAGAGTGGAATTCTATTTGTGTCCGGACAAATTCAAACTGATGCATAGCAAACTGGATTACAATGATATCATCCACAATCTTGAAAGCTTTCAAAAAATTGCTAACGGTGAGAAAGATGGCGGTCCTATTGCTTTTCTTGATATTCCGGAACGTTTCCGATGGCTGACAGCGGTAAGAAGTTCTGTAGTCCAGACCTCAAGACCTCATCCGGGAAAATCAAAGGATCTGAATGCCACTTTTGGTAAGCTTTTTGAGGAGTTAGTAAAATAA
- a CDS encoding alpha/beta hydrolase, with translation MKLHINNISTYRFFTNLFFILFLSFTNLFFSQDLPLRPNKPSAVKSTLLPEIATVSEDIVYKTNRKGKPLALDLYTPKNATTEKLPVLIYVHGGGWVEGDKVVNADNYLETTVKKLIDKQYAVISINYTLLSDSIHFPLPLEDTKDAIRWVRKNAEKYNLDTNNIGLFGASAGAHLSLMAAYTPDNTYLGNPELSSYSAKVNYVIDHYGPADLNKLFHTRLGTIPVGMIGLMSKKIVGLQENLVKGISGYNIRKDQDSAIDYLKTISPVYFVSGGVPTLIVQGNNDKIVPLSQSKKLHRKLNRAKIQNSLIVVDGGVHGFGTTDKAYLDQLTDKMVDFVLSQKK, from the coding sequence ATGAAATTACACATCAACAACATATCAACATACAGGTTTTTCACAAACCTGTTTTTTATTTTATTTTTAAGCTTTACAAATTTATTTTTTTCACAAGACCTACCATTAAGACCAAACAAACCTTCTGCTGTAAAAAGTACATTACTTCCTGAAATTGCAACAGTTTCCGAAGATATCGTGTACAAAACAAACAGAAAGGGCAAACCTCTCGCTCTTGATCTCTATACACCCAAGAATGCCACCACTGAAAAACTTCCGGTATTGATCTACGTTCATGGAGGCGGATGGGTAGAAGGTGACAAAGTGGTAAATGCAGATAATTATCTTGAAACAACTGTAAAAAAACTAATAGACAAACAGTATGCGGTGATCAGTATCAATTATACGCTTTTAAGTGACAGCATTCATTTTCCTCTGCCGTTGGAAGATACCAAAGATGCCATAAGATGGGTAAGAAAAAATGCTGAAAAATATAACCTTGACACCAACAATATCGGACTTTTCGGGGCTTCAGCCGGAGCCCATCTTTCTCTGATGGCAGCCTATACACCAGACAATACTTATCTTGGTAATCCTGAACTTTCCTCTTATTCGGCTAAAGTGAATTATGTGATTGATCATTATGGCCCTGCAGACCTCAACAAACTTTTCCATACAAGATTAGGAACAATTCCGGTGGGAATGATAGGATTAATGTCTAAAAAAATTGTCGGTTTACAGGAAAATCTTGTCAAAGGAATTTCCGGATATAATATCAGAAAAGATCAGGACAGCGCTATTGACTATCTTAAAACGATTTCCCCTGTCTATTTTGTTTCCGGAGGAGTTCCAACTTTAATTGTCCAGGGGAATAATGATAAAATTGTTCCTTTAAGCCAGTCTAAAAAGCTCCACCGAAAATTAAACAGAGCCAAAATACAGAACTCCCTGATCGTCGTTGATGGCGGAGTGCATGGCTTTGGCACTACTGATAAAGCTTATCTGGACCAACTTACAGATAAGATGGTAGATTTTGTTCTTTCACAAAAGAAATAA